Proteins from one Pleuronectes platessa chromosome 16, fPlePla1.1, whole genome shotgun sequence genomic window:
- the med25 gene encoding mediator of RNA polymerase II transcription subunit 25 isoform X6, which translates to MVAGSTLMEPSAKPGTNQVADVVFVIEGTANLGPYFESLRKNYILPAIEYFNGGPPAETDFGGDYGGTQYGLVVFNTVDCAPESYVQCHAPTSSAFEFVSWIDSIQFMGGGAESCSLIAEGLSVALQLFDDFKKMREQIGQTHKVCVLLCNSPPYLLPAVESVSYTGCTAENLVKIIRDKGIHFSVVAPRKLPALRSLFERASPGVGVVEPHPDYSQDPFHMVLVRGISLPVSSGVGPGPLKPVLPPQPLPVSQPLVGPSQPPLPINTPHPYQNSAAMSAAQVAAQMAVEAANVQKSRFPGMVNQGPPFNSQQNIPSVPGVKLSQPSISTVTTSSQPMMPQQQVPPNQQQPVPPPGQPIPNQQPQQQPQQQPSVNQPTAPSVQPNMPGVSGPQSNAIGQQQGVANKIVAWTGVLEWQEKPKASSMDSATKLTRSLPCQVHVNQGENLNTDQWPQKLIMQLIPQQLLTTLGHLFRNSRMVQFLFTNKDLESLKGLYRIMASGFAGCVHFPHTTSPCEVRVLMLLYSSKKRIFMGLIPNDQGGFVNGIRQVITNHKQVQQHRAQLGGAGGPMQPGQVPPNQNFLNRPSGPIPVSHGNVQQQMAMRATGPGNQQPPVGGVPSNQGAQGGQAPPQGPILRLSNPGANPQLRSLLLSQQQPQGGVSHMPGIMSHQGLGQQLVHSAPGGGAQMQGQWRQPLAGPVLMSGGQRGAVPQPGMPIVSSAMEDEILMDLI; encoded by the exons ATGGTGGCAGGTTCGACACTCATGGAGCCGTCAGCTAAGCCTGGGACCAACCAGGTGGCCGATGTGGTGTTTGTCATCGAAGGGACAGCGAACCTTGGACCCTACTTTGAATCCTTAAGGAAAAATTACATTCTTCCAGCTATTGA ATATTTCAATGGAGGGCCCCCAGCAGAAACAGATTTTGGTGGAgat TATGGAGGAACACAGTATGGCCTTGTGGTGTTCAACACAGTGGACTGTGCTCCTGAGTCATACGTCCAATGCCACGCACCAACAAGCTCTGCCTTTGAGTTTGTCTCATGGATCGACAGCATCCA GTTCATGGGAGGTGGAGCAGAAAGTTGTAGTCTAATTGCAGAGGGCCTCTCTGTGGCCCTGCAACTCTTTGATGATTTTAAGAAGATGAGGGAGCAAAT AGGTCAAACCCACAAGGTGTGCGTGCTGCTGTGTAACTCTCCTCCTTATCTGCTCCCTGCTGTGGAGAGTGTCAGCTACACCGGCTGCACAGCAGAAAACTTGGTCAAAATCATCAGAGAT AAAGGAATTCACTTCTCAGTGGTGGCTCCTCGGAAGCTGCCGGCTCTCAGGTCGTTGTTTGAGCGGGCGTCTCCTGGAGTTGGCGTGGTTGAACCCCATCCAGACTACAGTCAGGACCCTTTCCACATGGTCCTAGTCAGAGGAATTTCACTACCTG TTTCCTCAGGTGTAGGACCCGGACCGCTCAAACCCGTCCTTCCTCCTCAGCCGCTCCCTGTCTCTCAGCCTCTCGTTGGACCCTCACAGCCCCCTCTACCCATAAACACACCCCACCCTTATCAG AATTCGGCTGCCATGAGTGCAGCTCAGGTGGCTGCACAGATGGCTGTGGAGGCAGCCAACGTCCAGAAGAGTCGCT tcccAGGAATGGTCAATCAAGGCCCCCCGTTCAACAGTCAGCAAAACATCCCATCAGTCCCTGGGGTGAAGCTCAGTCAGCCCAGCATATCAACGGTCACCACGTCATCGCAGCCTATGATGCCACAGCAACAGGTTCCTCCAAATCAGCAGCAGCCGGTCCCACCCCCAGGGCAGCCGATACCCAATCAGCAACCGCAGCAGcaacctcagcagcagccctCAGTGAATCAGCCCACAGCGCCTTCAGTGCAGCCCAACATG CCTGGTGTGTCAGGACCTCAAAGCAATGCAATTGGACAGCAGCAAGGAGTAGCCAATAAGATTGTTGCATGGACTGGCGTTCTCGAGTGGCAAGAG AAGCCTAAAGCCTCATCAATGGATTCAGCCACCAAACTAACGCGTTCTCTGCCATGTCAAGTACATGTGAACCagggtgaaaatct AAACACAGACCAGTGGCCCCAGAAGCTTATTATGCAGCTGATTCCACAGCAGTTACTA ACAACCTTAGGTCACCTCTTCAGAAACTCTCGAATGGTTCAGTTTCTCTTCACCAACAAAGACTTGGAGTCGCTTAAAGGCCTCTACCGCATTATGGCCAGTGGTTTC gcTGGCTGCGTCCACTTCCCCCACACTACGTCGCCCTGTGAGGTGCGGGTGCTGATGCTGCTCTATTCATCCAAGAAGAGAATATTCATGGGCCTCATTCCCAACGACCAGGGCGGTTTCGTCAACGGCATCCGGCAAGTCATCACCAACCACAAGCAGGTCCAGCAGCACAGAGCG CAGCTGGGCGGTGCAGGTGGACCAATGCAACCTGGTCAGGTCCCACCGAACCAGAACTTCCTCAACAGGCCCTCTGGTCCCATCCCTGTCTCCCATGGCAAcgtccagcagcag ATGGCAATGAGAGCAACCGGACCAGGTAACCAGCAGCCGCCGGTCGGTGGTGTTCCATCCAACCAGGGGGCACAGGGCGGACAAGCCCCGCCCCAGGGCCCCATACTGCGGCTCTCAAACCCAGGAGCCAATCCACAGCTTCGCAGTCTTCTCCTcagccagcagcagcca CAGGGCGGCGTGTCTCACATGCCCGGAATAATGTCCCACCAGGGTTTAGGGCAGCAGTTGGTCCACTCTGCACCAGGAGGGGGGGCTCAAATGCAGGGCCAGTGGAGACAACCCCTGGCAG GTCCCGTGCTGATGTCCGGGGGTCAGAGAGGAGCGGTACCGCAGCCCGGGATGCCCATAGTCTCAAGCGCCATGGAAGATGAAATCCTCATGGACCTTATCTGA
- the med25 gene encoding mediator of RNA polymerase II transcription subunit 25 isoform X4 — translation MVAGSTLMEPSAKPGTNQVADVVFVIEGTANLGPYFESLRKNYILPAIEYFNGGPPAETDFGGDYGGTQYGLVVFNTVDCAPESYVQCHAPTSSAFEFVSWIDSIQFMGGGAESCSLIAEGLSVALQLFDDFKKMREQIGQTHKVCVLLCNSPPYLLPAVESVSYTGCTAENLVKIIRDKGIHFSVVAPRKLPALRSLFERASPGVGVVEPHPDYSQDPFHMVLVRGISLPVSSGVGPGPLKPVLPPQPLPVSQPLVGPSQPPLPINTPHPYQNSAAMSAAQVAAQMAVEAANVQKSRFPGMVNQGPPFNSQQNIPSVPGVKLSQPSISTVTTSSQPMMPQQQVPPNQQQPVPPPGQPIPNQQPQQQPQQQPSVNQPTAPSVQPNMPGVSGPQSNAIGQQQGVANKIVAWTGVLEWQEKPKASSMDSATKLTRSLPCQVHVNQGENLNTDQWPQKLIMQLIPQQLLTTLGHLFRNSRMVQFLFTNKDLESLKGLYRIMASGFAGCVHFPHTTSPCEVRVLMLLYSSKKRIFMGLIPNDQGGFVNGIRQVITNHKQVQQHRALGGAGGPMQPGQVPPNQNFLNRPSGPIPVSHGNVQQQQSVVVGMPPVSQVSMMEEQQRQNNMMAMRATGPGNQQPPVGGVPSNQGAQGGQAPPQGPILRLSNPGANPQLRSLLLSQQQPQGGVSHMPGIMSHQGLGQQLVHSAPGGGAQMQGQWRQPLAGPVLMSGGQRGAVPQPGMPIVSSAMEDEILMDLI, via the exons ATGGTGGCAGGTTCGACACTCATGGAGCCGTCAGCTAAGCCTGGGACCAACCAGGTGGCCGATGTGGTGTTTGTCATCGAAGGGACAGCGAACCTTGGACCCTACTTTGAATCCTTAAGGAAAAATTACATTCTTCCAGCTATTGA ATATTTCAATGGAGGGCCCCCAGCAGAAACAGATTTTGGTGGAgat TATGGAGGAACACAGTATGGCCTTGTGGTGTTCAACACAGTGGACTGTGCTCCTGAGTCATACGTCCAATGCCACGCACCAACAAGCTCTGCCTTTGAGTTTGTCTCATGGATCGACAGCATCCA GTTCATGGGAGGTGGAGCAGAAAGTTGTAGTCTAATTGCAGAGGGCCTCTCTGTGGCCCTGCAACTCTTTGATGATTTTAAGAAGATGAGGGAGCAAAT AGGTCAAACCCACAAGGTGTGCGTGCTGCTGTGTAACTCTCCTCCTTATCTGCTCCCTGCTGTGGAGAGTGTCAGCTACACCGGCTGCACAGCAGAAAACTTGGTCAAAATCATCAGAGAT AAAGGAATTCACTTCTCAGTGGTGGCTCCTCGGAAGCTGCCGGCTCTCAGGTCGTTGTTTGAGCGGGCGTCTCCTGGAGTTGGCGTGGTTGAACCCCATCCAGACTACAGTCAGGACCCTTTCCACATGGTCCTAGTCAGAGGAATTTCACTACCTG TTTCCTCAGGTGTAGGACCCGGACCGCTCAAACCCGTCCTTCCTCCTCAGCCGCTCCCTGTCTCTCAGCCTCTCGTTGGACCCTCACAGCCCCCTCTACCCATAAACACACCCCACCCTTATCAG AATTCGGCTGCCATGAGTGCAGCTCAGGTGGCTGCACAGATGGCTGTGGAGGCAGCCAACGTCCAGAAGAGTCGCT tcccAGGAATGGTCAATCAAGGCCCCCCGTTCAACAGTCAGCAAAACATCCCATCAGTCCCTGGGGTGAAGCTCAGTCAGCCCAGCATATCAACGGTCACCACGTCATCGCAGCCTATGATGCCACAGCAACAGGTTCCTCCAAATCAGCAGCAGCCGGTCCCACCCCCAGGGCAGCCGATACCCAATCAGCAACCGCAGCAGcaacctcagcagcagccctCAGTGAATCAGCCCACAGCGCCTTCAGTGCAGCCCAACATG CCTGGTGTGTCAGGACCTCAAAGCAATGCAATTGGACAGCAGCAAGGAGTAGCCAATAAGATTGTTGCATGGACTGGCGTTCTCGAGTGGCAAGAG AAGCCTAAAGCCTCATCAATGGATTCAGCCACCAAACTAACGCGTTCTCTGCCATGTCAAGTACATGTGAACCagggtgaaaatct AAACACAGACCAGTGGCCCCAGAAGCTTATTATGCAGCTGATTCCACAGCAGTTACTA ACAACCTTAGGTCACCTCTTCAGAAACTCTCGAATGGTTCAGTTTCTCTTCACCAACAAAGACTTGGAGTCGCTTAAAGGCCTCTACCGCATTATGGCCAGTGGTTTC gcTGGCTGCGTCCACTTCCCCCACACTACGTCGCCCTGTGAGGTGCGGGTGCTGATGCTGCTCTATTCATCCAAGAAGAGAATATTCATGGGCCTCATTCCCAACGACCAGGGCGGTTTCGTCAACGGCATCCGGCAAGTCATCACCAACCACAAGCAGGTCCAGCAGCACAGAGCG CTGGGCGGTGCAGGTGGACCAATGCAACCTGGTCAGGTCCCACCGAACCAGAACTTCCTCAACAGGCCCTCTGGTCCCATCCCTGTCTCCCATGGCAAcgtccagcagcag CAGTCTGTGGTGGTGGGCATGCCTCCTGTTAGTCAGGTTTCTatgatggaggagcagcagaggcagaacaACATG ATGGCAATGAGAGCAACCGGACCAGGTAACCAGCAGCCGCCGGTCGGTGGTGTTCCATCCAACCAGGGGGCACAGGGCGGACAAGCCCCGCCCCAGGGCCCCATACTGCGGCTCTCAAACCCAGGAGCCAATCCACAGCTTCGCAGTCTTCTCCTcagccagcagcagcca CAGGGCGGCGTGTCTCACATGCCCGGAATAATGTCCCACCAGGGTTTAGGGCAGCAGTTGGTCCACTCTGCACCAGGAGGGGGGGCTCAAATGCAGGGCCAGTGGAGACAACCCCTGGCAG GTCCCGTGCTGATGTCCGGGGGTCAGAGAGGAGCGGTACCGCAGCCCGGGATGCCCATAGTCTCAAGCGCCATGGAAGATGAAATCCTCATGGACCTTATCTGA
- the med25 gene encoding mediator of RNA polymerase II transcription subunit 25 isoform X2, which yields MVAGSTLMEPSAKPGTNQVADVVFVIEGTANLGPYFESLRKNYILPAIEYFNGGPPAETDFGGDYGGTQYGLVVFNTVDCAPESYVQCHAPTSSAFEFVSWIDSIQFMGGGAESCSLIAEGLSVALQLFDDFKKMREQIGQTHKVCVLLCNSPPYLLPAVESVSYTGCTAENLVKIIRDKGIHFSVVAPRKLPALRSLFERASPGVGVVEPHPDYSQDPFHMVLVRGISLPVSSGVGPGPLKPVLPPQPLPVSQPLVGPSQPPLPINTPHPYQNSAAMSAAQVAAQMAVEAANVQKSRFPGMVNQGPPFNSQQNIPSVPGVKLSQPSISTVTTSSQPMMPQQQVPPNQQQPVPPPGQPIPNQQPQQQPQQQPSVNQPTAPSVQPNMPGVSGPQSNAIGQQQGVANKIVAWTGVLEWQEKPKASSMDSATKLTRSLPCQVHVNQGENLNTDQWPQKLIMQLIPQQLLTTLGHLFRNSRMVQFLFTNKDLESLKGLYRIMASGFAGCVHFPHTTSPCEVRVLMLLYSSKKRIFMGLIPNDQGGFVNGIRQVITNHKQVQQHRAQLGGAGGPMQPGQVPPNQNFLNRPSGPIPVSHGNVQQQSVVVGMPPVSQVSMMEEQQRQNNMMAMRATGPGNQQPPVGGVPSNQGAQGGQAPPQGPILRLSNPGANPQLRSLLLSQQQPQGGVSHMPGIMSHQGLGQQLVHSAPGGGAQMQGQWRQPLAGPVLMSGGQRGAVPQPGMPIVSSAMEDEILMDLI from the exons ATGGTGGCAGGTTCGACACTCATGGAGCCGTCAGCTAAGCCTGGGACCAACCAGGTGGCCGATGTGGTGTTTGTCATCGAAGGGACAGCGAACCTTGGACCCTACTTTGAATCCTTAAGGAAAAATTACATTCTTCCAGCTATTGA ATATTTCAATGGAGGGCCCCCAGCAGAAACAGATTTTGGTGGAgat TATGGAGGAACACAGTATGGCCTTGTGGTGTTCAACACAGTGGACTGTGCTCCTGAGTCATACGTCCAATGCCACGCACCAACAAGCTCTGCCTTTGAGTTTGTCTCATGGATCGACAGCATCCA GTTCATGGGAGGTGGAGCAGAAAGTTGTAGTCTAATTGCAGAGGGCCTCTCTGTGGCCCTGCAACTCTTTGATGATTTTAAGAAGATGAGGGAGCAAAT AGGTCAAACCCACAAGGTGTGCGTGCTGCTGTGTAACTCTCCTCCTTATCTGCTCCCTGCTGTGGAGAGTGTCAGCTACACCGGCTGCACAGCAGAAAACTTGGTCAAAATCATCAGAGAT AAAGGAATTCACTTCTCAGTGGTGGCTCCTCGGAAGCTGCCGGCTCTCAGGTCGTTGTTTGAGCGGGCGTCTCCTGGAGTTGGCGTGGTTGAACCCCATCCAGACTACAGTCAGGACCCTTTCCACATGGTCCTAGTCAGAGGAATTTCACTACCTG TTTCCTCAGGTGTAGGACCCGGACCGCTCAAACCCGTCCTTCCTCCTCAGCCGCTCCCTGTCTCTCAGCCTCTCGTTGGACCCTCACAGCCCCCTCTACCCATAAACACACCCCACCCTTATCAG AATTCGGCTGCCATGAGTGCAGCTCAGGTGGCTGCACAGATGGCTGTGGAGGCAGCCAACGTCCAGAAGAGTCGCT tcccAGGAATGGTCAATCAAGGCCCCCCGTTCAACAGTCAGCAAAACATCCCATCAGTCCCTGGGGTGAAGCTCAGTCAGCCCAGCATATCAACGGTCACCACGTCATCGCAGCCTATGATGCCACAGCAACAGGTTCCTCCAAATCAGCAGCAGCCGGTCCCACCCCCAGGGCAGCCGATACCCAATCAGCAACCGCAGCAGcaacctcagcagcagccctCAGTGAATCAGCCCACAGCGCCTTCAGTGCAGCCCAACATG CCTGGTGTGTCAGGACCTCAAAGCAATGCAATTGGACAGCAGCAAGGAGTAGCCAATAAGATTGTTGCATGGACTGGCGTTCTCGAGTGGCAAGAG AAGCCTAAAGCCTCATCAATGGATTCAGCCACCAAACTAACGCGTTCTCTGCCATGTCAAGTACATGTGAACCagggtgaaaatct AAACACAGACCAGTGGCCCCAGAAGCTTATTATGCAGCTGATTCCACAGCAGTTACTA ACAACCTTAGGTCACCTCTTCAGAAACTCTCGAATGGTTCAGTTTCTCTTCACCAACAAAGACTTGGAGTCGCTTAAAGGCCTCTACCGCATTATGGCCAGTGGTTTC gcTGGCTGCGTCCACTTCCCCCACACTACGTCGCCCTGTGAGGTGCGGGTGCTGATGCTGCTCTATTCATCCAAGAAGAGAATATTCATGGGCCTCATTCCCAACGACCAGGGCGGTTTCGTCAACGGCATCCGGCAAGTCATCACCAACCACAAGCAGGTCCAGCAGCACAGAGCG CAGCTGGGCGGTGCAGGTGGACCAATGCAACCTGGTCAGGTCCCACCGAACCAGAACTTCCTCAACAGGCCCTCTGGTCCCATCCCTGTCTCCCATGGCAAcgtccagcagcag TCTGTGGTGGTGGGCATGCCTCCTGTTAGTCAGGTTTCTatgatggaggagcagcagaggcagaacaACATG ATGGCAATGAGAGCAACCGGACCAGGTAACCAGCAGCCGCCGGTCGGTGGTGTTCCATCCAACCAGGGGGCACAGGGCGGACAAGCCCCGCCCCAGGGCCCCATACTGCGGCTCTCAAACCCAGGAGCCAATCCACAGCTTCGCAGTCTTCTCCTcagccagcagcagcca CAGGGCGGCGTGTCTCACATGCCCGGAATAATGTCCCACCAGGGTTTAGGGCAGCAGTTGGTCCACTCTGCACCAGGAGGGGGGGCTCAAATGCAGGGCCAGTGGAGACAACCCCTGGCAG GTCCCGTGCTGATGTCCGGGGGTCAGAGAGGAGCGGTACCGCAGCCCGGGATGCCCATAGTCTCAAGCGCCATGGAAGATGAAATCCTCATGGACCTTATCTGA
- the med25 gene encoding mediator of RNA polymerase II transcription subunit 25 isoform X1 — protein MVAGSTLMEPSAKPGTNQVADVVFVIEGTANLGPYFESLRKNYILPAIEYFNGGPPAETDFGGDYGGTQYGLVVFNTVDCAPESYVQCHAPTSSAFEFVSWIDSIQFMGGGAESCSLIAEGLSVALQLFDDFKKMREQIGQTHKVCVLLCNSPPYLLPAVESVSYTGCTAENLVKIIRDKGIHFSVVAPRKLPALRSLFERASPGVGVVEPHPDYSQDPFHMVLVRGISLPVSSGVGPGPLKPVLPPQPLPVSQPLVGPSQPPLPINTPHPYQNSAAMSAAQVAAQMAVEAANVQKSRFPGMVNQGPPFNSQQNIPSVPGVKLSQPSISTVTTSSQPMMPQQQVPPNQQQPVPPPGQPIPNQQPQQQPQQQPSVNQPTAPSVQPNMPGVSGPQSNAIGQQQGVANKIVAWTGVLEWQEKPKASSMDSATKLTRSLPCQVHVNQGENLNTDQWPQKLIMQLIPQQLLTTLGHLFRNSRMVQFLFTNKDLESLKGLYRIMASGFAGCVHFPHTTSPCEVRVLMLLYSSKKRIFMGLIPNDQGGFVNGIRQVITNHKQVQQHRAQLGGAGGPMQPGQVPPNQNFLNRPSGPIPVSHGNVQQQQSVVVGMPPVSQVSMMEEQQRQNNMMAMRATGPGNQQPPVGGVPSNQGAQGGQAPPQGPILRLSNPGANPQLRSLLLSQQQPQGGVSHMPGIMSHQGLGQQLVHSAPGGGAQMQGQWRQPLAGPVLMSGGQRGAVPQPGMPIVSSAMEDEILMDLI, from the exons ATGGTGGCAGGTTCGACACTCATGGAGCCGTCAGCTAAGCCTGGGACCAACCAGGTGGCCGATGTGGTGTTTGTCATCGAAGGGACAGCGAACCTTGGACCCTACTTTGAATCCTTAAGGAAAAATTACATTCTTCCAGCTATTGA ATATTTCAATGGAGGGCCCCCAGCAGAAACAGATTTTGGTGGAgat TATGGAGGAACACAGTATGGCCTTGTGGTGTTCAACACAGTGGACTGTGCTCCTGAGTCATACGTCCAATGCCACGCACCAACAAGCTCTGCCTTTGAGTTTGTCTCATGGATCGACAGCATCCA GTTCATGGGAGGTGGAGCAGAAAGTTGTAGTCTAATTGCAGAGGGCCTCTCTGTGGCCCTGCAACTCTTTGATGATTTTAAGAAGATGAGGGAGCAAAT AGGTCAAACCCACAAGGTGTGCGTGCTGCTGTGTAACTCTCCTCCTTATCTGCTCCCTGCTGTGGAGAGTGTCAGCTACACCGGCTGCACAGCAGAAAACTTGGTCAAAATCATCAGAGAT AAAGGAATTCACTTCTCAGTGGTGGCTCCTCGGAAGCTGCCGGCTCTCAGGTCGTTGTTTGAGCGGGCGTCTCCTGGAGTTGGCGTGGTTGAACCCCATCCAGACTACAGTCAGGACCCTTTCCACATGGTCCTAGTCAGAGGAATTTCACTACCTG TTTCCTCAGGTGTAGGACCCGGACCGCTCAAACCCGTCCTTCCTCCTCAGCCGCTCCCTGTCTCTCAGCCTCTCGTTGGACCCTCACAGCCCCCTCTACCCATAAACACACCCCACCCTTATCAG AATTCGGCTGCCATGAGTGCAGCTCAGGTGGCTGCACAGATGGCTGTGGAGGCAGCCAACGTCCAGAAGAGTCGCT tcccAGGAATGGTCAATCAAGGCCCCCCGTTCAACAGTCAGCAAAACATCCCATCAGTCCCTGGGGTGAAGCTCAGTCAGCCCAGCATATCAACGGTCACCACGTCATCGCAGCCTATGATGCCACAGCAACAGGTTCCTCCAAATCAGCAGCAGCCGGTCCCACCCCCAGGGCAGCCGATACCCAATCAGCAACCGCAGCAGcaacctcagcagcagccctCAGTGAATCAGCCCACAGCGCCTTCAGTGCAGCCCAACATG CCTGGTGTGTCAGGACCTCAAAGCAATGCAATTGGACAGCAGCAAGGAGTAGCCAATAAGATTGTTGCATGGACTGGCGTTCTCGAGTGGCAAGAG AAGCCTAAAGCCTCATCAATGGATTCAGCCACCAAACTAACGCGTTCTCTGCCATGTCAAGTACATGTGAACCagggtgaaaatct AAACACAGACCAGTGGCCCCAGAAGCTTATTATGCAGCTGATTCCACAGCAGTTACTA ACAACCTTAGGTCACCTCTTCAGAAACTCTCGAATGGTTCAGTTTCTCTTCACCAACAAAGACTTGGAGTCGCTTAAAGGCCTCTACCGCATTATGGCCAGTGGTTTC gcTGGCTGCGTCCACTTCCCCCACACTACGTCGCCCTGTGAGGTGCGGGTGCTGATGCTGCTCTATTCATCCAAGAAGAGAATATTCATGGGCCTCATTCCCAACGACCAGGGCGGTTTCGTCAACGGCATCCGGCAAGTCATCACCAACCACAAGCAGGTCCAGCAGCACAGAGCG CAGCTGGGCGGTGCAGGTGGACCAATGCAACCTGGTCAGGTCCCACCGAACCAGAACTTCCTCAACAGGCCCTCTGGTCCCATCCCTGTCTCCCATGGCAAcgtccagcagcag CAGTCTGTGGTGGTGGGCATGCCTCCTGTTAGTCAGGTTTCTatgatggaggagcagcagaggcagaacaACATG ATGGCAATGAGAGCAACCGGACCAGGTAACCAGCAGCCGCCGGTCGGTGGTGTTCCATCCAACCAGGGGGCACAGGGCGGACAAGCCCCGCCCCAGGGCCCCATACTGCGGCTCTCAAACCCAGGAGCCAATCCACAGCTTCGCAGTCTTCTCCTcagccagcagcagcca CAGGGCGGCGTGTCTCACATGCCCGGAATAATGTCCCACCAGGGTTTAGGGCAGCAGTTGGTCCACTCTGCACCAGGAGGGGGGGCTCAAATGCAGGGCCAGTGGAGACAACCCCTGGCAG GTCCCGTGCTGATGTCCGGGGGTCAGAGAGGAGCGGTACCGCAGCCCGGGATGCCCATAGTCTCAAGCGCCATGGAAGATGAAATCCTCATGGACCTTATCTGA